A region from the Romeriopsis navalis LEGE 11480 genome encodes:
- a CDS encoding HEAT repeat domain-containing protein, producing MTSPDRLQQLETQLRDPALNKRIESLNQLAQVESALAIPILQRLTAEKDVGLRRIAVMGLGNHRTAQSFEVLQDLLDNEADSNIQAEAANSIFEFGNDAIPLLENLFTRSDSWLVKQTIVSLMIESGNPAALHRIITHALQDSIQTVKEAGILGFIRLWGTEFQADALAQITQLTQDPYWRNRWRATTALQTCTDPQAKALLLKMQEDEHFRVVAAALEVLNSGTVPPQDML from the coding sequence ATGACTAGTCCCGATCGTTTACAACAGCTTGAAACCCAACTGCGCGACCCCGCATTAAATAAGCGGATTGAGTCACTCAATCAACTAGCTCAGGTGGAATCAGCGCTAGCCATCCCGATCCTACAGCGGCTCACCGCCGAGAAAGACGTTGGACTGCGACGCATCGCCGTGATGGGGCTCGGTAACCACCGTACCGCTCAATCCTTTGAAGTCCTACAGGATTTACTCGATAATGAGGCTGACAGTAATATCCAAGCAGAAGCCGCTAACTCAATTTTTGAATTTGGCAACGACGCAATTCCATTGCTCGAAAACCTGTTTACACGATCGGATAGTTGGCTGGTGAAACAAACGATCGTCTCATTGATGATTGAATCGGGCAATCCTGCCGCCCTACATCGCATCATTACCCACGCCCTACAGGATTCGATCCAGACGGTCAAAGAAGCCGGGATTTTGGGCTTTATCCGCCTCTGGGGAACGGAATTTCAAGCTGATGCCTTAGCGCAAATCACACAGCTAACGCAAGATCCCTATTGGCGCAATCGCTGGCGCGCGACGACAGCCCTCCAAACTTGCACTGATCCACAAGCGAAGGCCTTACTGCTCAAGATGCAGGAAGATGAACATTTTCGAGTTGTCGCCGCCGCGCTTGAGGTGCTGAATAGTGGGACTGTTCCACCACAGGATATGCTATAG
- a CDS encoding TetR/AcrR family transcriptional regulator — MPRTNSTNSDRSLSIAKSAMILQGAMQEFLEHGYAGTSMDRVAAAAGVSKATVYSHFGDKAGLFAAMVQHLADAKFSTVFAVAHDDPDVRSALHKMANTSINEMIGNKSFRRFIRLVYGESGRFPQLGQIFVEQYHKPGIEKLTDFLTAHPQLDLPDPEATARIIVGAMVHFMHIQHLLHGEEIMPMENDRFLTVLLNMIPVI; from the coding sequence ATGCCACGTACTAATTCAACAAATTCTGACCGCAGCCTGTCGATCGCCAAATCCGCGATGATTTTGCAGGGTGCCATGCAAGAGTTTTTGGAACATGGCTACGCCGGAACCAGTATGGATCGAGTCGCGGCCGCCGCTGGTGTCTCAAAGGCCACCGTATATAGCCACTTTGGCGATAAAGCTGGCTTATTCGCGGCGATGGTACAGCATTTAGCCGATGCGAAGTTTTCCACCGTGTTTGCTGTCGCCCATGATGACCCCGATGTCCGATCGGCGCTGCACAAAATGGCCAATACTTCGATCAACGAAATGATCGGCAATAAGTCATTTCGGCGATTTATCCGGTTGGTCTACGGTGAGTCCGGTCGCTTTCCCCAGCTCGGTCAAATTTTTGTTGAGCAATACCACAAACCAGGAATCGAGAAATTAACGGATTTTTTGACGGCGCATCCGCAATTAGACCTACCCGATCCAGAGGCTACCGCCCGGATCATTGTCGGCGCAATGGTTCATTTCATGCACATTCAGCATTTGTTACATGGGGAAGAAATTATGCCAATGGAAAATGACCGATTTTTAACGGTATTGCTCAACATGATTCCCGTGATATGA
- a CDS encoding HD domain-containing phosphohydrolase: MVSTLSSNRRSKSEILTQRLIQVGIALSAERNLERLLKLIVTEAQSITRAEGASLYLRQGDSLYFKISQNEVLKEVVRDADEANLMKCACLPLNDPTHKSIAAYVVNQGETLNIGNVYNLPDDVPYAFNEEFDRQTGYLTRSMLTVPIRDLEGKVSGALQLINHRSETTGTKQPFPDLEASVAESLASQAAVAYNNLMLEKKLNNAYRDTIYRLSAAAEYRDPETSHHLTRISHYCKILAKHLNLPVETQELLFDASPMHDIGKLGIPDSILLKPGRLTDEEREVMKRHPGIGADILGHSDSGLMRMGASISLSHHEKYDGTGYPNGLKGEDIPIEGRIIALADVFDALASKRVYKDAWPIDKILQTILEDTGSHFDPMVVKAFFDGLKEIMEIYERYQA; the protein is encoded by the coding sequence ATGGTGTCTACACTCTCTTCCAATCGTCGCAGCAAATCAGAAATCCTCACCCAACGTCTGATTCAGGTTGGCATTGCTCTTTCGGCTGAACGCAATTTAGAGCGTTTGCTGAAACTCATCGTCACCGAAGCCCAGTCGATCACGCGGGCCGAAGGCGCCAGTCTATATCTACGCCAAGGCGATTCGCTATATTTCAAAATCAGCCAAAATGAGGTGCTCAAGGAAGTCGTGCGTGATGCCGATGAAGCGAACCTGATGAAATGTGCCTGCTTGCCGCTCAACGATCCAACCCACAAGAGTATTGCGGCCTACGTCGTCAATCAGGGCGAAACCCTGAATATTGGCAACGTCTACAATCTCCCCGATGATGTGCCCTATGCCTTCAACGAGGAATTCGATCGTCAAACGGGATATCTCACACGATCAATGCTGACGGTGCCGATTCGCGATCTAGAAGGCAAAGTCTCAGGCGCCCTCCAACTGATCAATCACCGCAGTGAGACCACCGGCACCAAACAGCCATTTCCCGACCTCGAAGCCAGCGTGGCCGAATCCCTCGCCTCCCAAGCCGCCGTTGCCTACAACAACTTGATGCTGGAGAAGAAGCTGAATAATGCTTACCGCGATACAATTTATCGCCTGTCAGCGGCCGCAGAATATCGCGATCCCGAGACTTCGCACCACCTCACCCGCATTAGCCACTACTGCAAAATCCTGGCAAAGCACCTGAATCTGCCGGTGGAAACCCAGGAACTCCTGTTTGATGCCAGCCCAATGCATGATATCGGCAAGCTCGGGATTCCCGACTCCATCTTGCTCAAACCGGGCCGACTCACCGATGAAGAGCGGGAAGTCATGAAACGTCATCCAGGGATCGGCGCGGATATTCTGGGTCATTCCGACTCCGGCCTGATGCGGATGGGCGCATCGATTTCCCTATCGCATCATGAGAAGTACGATGGCACCGGCTATCCCAACGGCTTGAAAGGGGAAGATATTCCGATCGAAGGCCGCATTATTGCCCTAGCGGACGTGTTTGATGCCTTGGCTAGTAAGCGCGTTTACAAAGACGCCTGGCCAATTGATAAAATCTTACAGACAATCTTAGAAGATACCGGCAGCCACTTTGATCCGATGGTCGTCAAGGCTTTCTTTGATGGACTCAAAGAGATCATGGAAATCTATGAACGCTATCAGGCTTAG
- a CDS encoding PEP-CTERM sorting domain-containing protein (PEP-CTERM proteins occur, often in large numbers, in the proteomes of bacteria that also encode an exosortase, a predicted intramembrane cysteine proteinase. The presence of a PEP-CTERM domain at a protein's C-terminus predicts cleavage within the sorting domain, followed by covalent anchoring to some some component of the (usually Gram-negative) cell surface. Many PEP-CTERM proteins exhibit an unusual sequence composition that includes large numbers of potential glycosylation sites. Expression of one such protein has been shown restore the ability of a bacterium to form floc, a type of biofilm.), with amino-acid sequence MRTNLFLGMAVVLPVVAFANAAQASDFIFDSTNVGGNTNVGIHKHIRTTFNDETDLFTWKSTFKQKDNGLLANGGWLVISNGPNPKQHDKEFTAFYMDGVNNRLTAYSYDGQNGSGSWKNNKFLGSWDNVLQVDTDQAKGERTLSFALDMTDINGRDDLGAFWKGTQFDESLGIWFHGAANLNAKYKADGSLKKFNYSGQGWYDTSYSTATRVPEPAAMAGLTAAGLLAVKTIRRRKQA; translated from the coding sequence ATGCGTACGAACCTTTTCCTTGGAATGGCTGTCGTTTTACCTGTAGTAGCATTTGCTAATGCGGCTCAAGCCTCGGACTTTATCTTTGACTCAACGAACGTTGGTGGAAACACGAATGTGGGTATCCACAAGCACATCCGTACAACCTTCAATGATGAAACTGACTTGTTTACTTGGAAGTCAACTTTCAAACAGAAAGATAACGGCTTGTTAGCGAATGGGGGTTGGCTAGTCATTAGTAATGGTCCTAACCCTAAGCAGCATGACAAAGAATTTACGGCGTTCTATATGGATGGTGTGAATAATCGGCTCACTGCCTATAGCTACGATGGCCAAAATGGTAGTGGGAGCTGGAAGAACAACAAGTTTCTCGGCTCCTGGGATAATGTACTCCAGGTTGATACTGATCAGGCGAAGGGGGAGCGGACGCTCAGTTTCGCCTTGGATATGACAGACATTAACGGTCGTGACGATCTTGGGGCTTTCTGGAAAGGGACGCAATTTGATGAAAGCCTGGGCATTTGGTTCCACGGTGCAGCCAATCTGAATGCGAAATATAAGGCTGACGGTAGCCTGAAGAAGTTCAACTATAGTGGTCAAGGTTGGTATGACACCTCCTACTCCACGGCCACGCGTGTGCCTGAGCCGGCAGCGATGGCTGGTTTGACCGCGGCTGGTTTGTTGGCTGTGAAGACAATCCGTCGCCGTAAGCAAGCGTAA
- a CDS encoding D-arabinono-1,4-lactone oxidase, with amino-acid sequence MPHPQLIQNFGHNLQFRPQHHYTPRNEAEILDILQQHQQGQIRVIGARHAWSEGIKSDDVSIDLRNFQQFQLHQRTADNYQNAYVSVGAGMPIKTILAKLNEQGFTLPTIGLIAAQTIGGAIATGTHGSGKSSLSHYVQAVRIASFDPTGEIAQIQTLVGGPALLAARCSLGCLGIITEITLPCIPQYAIQEKATPCTTIEQALALETQSPLQQFFLMPHHWAYVVQERSIPNNQTTSGYPQLYRLYWFLNLDLGLHLLIKCFAASLRSRRLVRWLFRSLMPRLLFPKWVVTDRSDRQLIMKHELFRHFELEAFVPRTQVIAASHFITDILKLADDHQHALTAQTVQQLNRIGLQEPAETLRGQFTHHYPICFRRVQPDETLLSMTAGTSEDWYAMSFITYTQPRNDFQLVAAFLARSLFALFQARIHWGKWFPLEQKAVVQAYPRLDEFLQVRDCFDPNRVFQNEFTQSKLG; translated from the coding sequence ATGCCTCATCCCCAACTGATCCAAAACTTCGGTCACAATCTACAATTCCGCCCACAGCATCACTACACCCCCCGGAATGAAGCGGAAATCCTCGATATTCTGCAACAGCATCAGCAGGGTCAAATTCGCGTGATTGGGGCGCGTCATGCTTGGAGTGAGGGGATTAAATCCGATGACGTTAGCATCGATTTACGCAACTTCCAACAGTTTCAACTGCATCAGCGGACTGCTGACAATTACCAAAATGCCTATGTTTCAGTCGGGGCCGGTATGCCGATCAAAACGATCCTGGCAAAGCTGAATGAGCAAGGCTTTACCCTACCCACGATCGGCTTAATTGCCGCCCAAACCATCGGCGGGGCGATCGCCACCGGCACCCATGGCTCCGGGAAATCCAGCCTGTCACACTACGTTCAAGCGGTTCGCATTGCCAGCTTTGACCCCACCGGGGAAATCGCCCAAATCCAAACCCTGGTGGGCGGCCCCGCCTTACTCGCCGCCCGCTGTTCCCTCGGCTGCTTGGGTATCATTACCGAAATTACGCTGCCTTGCATTCCCCAATATGCCATCCAGGAAAAAGCCACCCCCTGCACCACGATCGAACAAGCCTTAGCCCTCGAAACCCAATCGCCCTTACAACAGTTTTTCTTGATGCCCCATCACTGGGCCTACGTTGTCCAAGAACGTTCAATTCCCAACAACCAAACCACGAGCGGCTACCCTCAGCTCTATCGACTCTACTGGTTCCTCAACCTCGACCTCGGCTTACATTTACTGATCAAGTGCTTTGCCGCCAGCCTCCGCAGCCGCCGTCTCGTGCGTTGGCTCTTTCGCTCACTGATGCCACGCTTGCTGTTTCCCAAATGGGTCGTGACGGATCGCAGCGATCGCCAACTCATTATGAAGCATGAATTATTTCGCCACTTTGAGCTAGAAGCCTTTGTGCCTCGAACCCAAGTCATTGCCGCAAGCCACTTTATTACCGACATTTTAAAGTTAGCGGACGATCATCAGCACGCCCTCACAGCGCAAACCGTGCAGCAGCTCAACCGCATCGGCTTACAGGAGCCAGCCGAAACCCTACGCGGCCAATTTACCCACCACTATCCCATTTGCTTTCGGCGCGTGCAGCCGGATGAGACCTTACTATCGATGACCGCTGGTACCAGTGAAGATTGGTACGCCATGAGCTTTATTACTTACACCCAACCCCGCAACGATTTCCAACTTGTCGCAGCCTTCCTCGCCCGGAGTCTATTTGCGCTATTTCAAGCCCGGATTCACTGGGGCAAGTGGTTTCCCCTCGAACAAAAAGCCGTGGTCCAGGCTTATCCCCGGCTGGATGAATTTTTGCAGGTGCGCGATTGCTTTGACCCCAATCGCGTATTTCAAAACGAATTCACACAAAGCAAGCTCGGCTAA
- a CDS encoding DM13 domain-containing protein yields the protein MKRQNLIFTAVTASVSVGTAVIASTIANMTFSPMATAQMIETTPNVTQIAAKPTAKTITSGNFVGADHPTQGMAKIVTENGKRYLEFDRKFKSDNGPDLFVLLHAQQQPRSYKKENYVSLGRLQNVKGKQRYEIPADVDLNAVKSAVIWCRQFNVTFGFAALG from the coding sequence ATGAAACGTCAAAACTTGATTTTTACTGCTGTTACTGCTTCTGTTTCCGTTGGTACTGCGGTGATCGCTTCCACTATCGCCAACATGACCTTTAGCCCGATGGCCACAGCGCAAATGATTGAGACCACCCCAAACGTTACACAGATTGCGGCCAAGCCCACAGCCAAGACAATCACAAGTGGTAATTTTGTGGGCGCAGACCATCCGACCCAAGGCATGGCAAAAATCGTCACCGAAAATGGCAAGCGCTATCTAGAATTCGATCGCAAATTTAAGAGCGACAATGGCCCGGATCTATTTGTCCTACTCCACGCACAGCAGCAGCCTCGCAGTTACAAAAAAGAGAATTACGTCAGCCTGGGCCGGTTACAAAATGTCAAAGGCAAGCAGCGCTACGAAATTCCTGCGGATGTCGACCTTAATGCGGTGAAGTCGGCAGTCATTTGGTGTCGGCAGTTCAATGTCACCTTTGGCTTTGCCGCATTGGGATAA
- a CDS encoding amino acid adenylation domain-containing protein: MLGISLPQLRRPARSEIDVTLDAPAPRQVRYPLSPMQQGMLFHSLYQPQSGTDIEQIICTLNETVQVEYFVQAWQQILVRYDSLRTTITDVATLHPQQVVHPQLATPFEQQNWCDDSPMQQAEKLELLLASDRLQGFDLLNPAAILLRLRLIQLDVAKFKFIWTFHHLLLDGRSITQILQEVFALYDALRRAAHLPLPIVRPYQDYIAWQQQQNFCDAQPFWQDLLQGFNCATPLLPIQAMGETAVEPGHQNIAISLSSAQTAALQEYAAAIQVTPNTIIQGVWGILLSRYSGKQDVVFGTVRACRKTPIEGVDSMVGLLINTLPVRVQPQPDLSVREYLQALRAQHVAVRPYEQTPLMQIQTWSEIPGGTALLESLVLFENYQINEQLQQADAAWADRHVEFREQPSFPLVLMAAMGKALQLKVSYDQTRFDRPSMERLLGHLQMLLTSLLDHADPLEHPDLRLAALTWLTTAETEQLLVQWNQTDRSYASERLLHELFEQQVSQNPAAVALVYGDQQMTYGELNQRSNQLAQYLVRQGLSSGEAVGVYLDRGFELVIALFAVLKAGGAYVPFEPTYPDARVQWIMDSLALRYMIAAPQYQAKLVPLTSQLAQFQQLVLLDLAATQMPGVFDFERYAAENLTRRTSATSRAYIIFTSGSTGTPKGVVVNHQSVTNLIDWVNREFEISATDRALFITSVCFDLSVYDMFGLLAAGGSLQIASNAEIQDPHALIRLLQTAPITFWNSAPPMLQQLVPLLKRRQTKRRQPAKASHWLEELDRRQIERRQVAGSNSQLRLIFLSGDWVPISLPDFLKDQFPDAQVVALGGATEATVWSNFYVIDQIDARWNSIPYGKPIQNSQYYILDEQLRPCPIGVTGELYIGGDCLAVGYTDVAKTEAQFIPYPFGHGPTDRLYRTGDLARFFPDGNIEFLGRIDHQVKIRGFRIELGEIATVLMRHPDIETAIVLAQDLPIGDRYDPCLVAYVVLKAGIKPAEDTTVWSLTEFLNHELPNFLREYLPGYMIPHTISAIHQIPLTSNGKLDRQALQPVQLIGKSCSIYRPPTTLLEHQLVEIWSNILGIATIGCDDNFFDLGGHSLLAVELIAQIEAVFDHQLSLSVVFRAPTVSAMAQLLKSDTIEYLTGAMIPVNRGAPDRTPLFLCQFYDEIAPYLPPDLPVYGLDAGIFDIRQPQDHICRYAKDYVVKIRAVQPEGPYYLGGYCFGGYLALEIAQQLKQQGQVVDLVVLLESYGPNIPFYQSGLTLPTMGLLLASVKRRWREKQRLKRLTRCSEMRLPNDVVIPREPVQAAVRHYPLGEYDGEVLLLSGDTSHLGSRFLPRLGWGQTFTGKCTIKTLDGGHMTLLESPYIQQVVASIDAAMRSRTT; encoded by the coding sequence ATGCTAGGAATTTCATTGCCGCAACTGCGTCGTCCGGCACGATCAGAAATTGATGTCACGCTTGATGCGCCTGCGCCTAGACAAGTGCGCTATCCGTTGTCGCCGATGCAGCAGGGGATGTTGTTTCATAGTCTTTATCAGCCTCAATCCGGTACGGATATTGAGCAAATTATTTGTACATTAAATGAGACGGTGCAAGTTGAATATTTTGTTCAGGCTTGGCAGCAGATCTTAGTGCGGTACGATAGTTTGCGAACGACGATTACGGATGTTGCGACGTTGCATCCGCAGCAAGTTGTCCATCCACAATTAGCGACACCGTTTGAGCAGCAAAATTGGTGTGATGATTCACCAATGCAGCAGGCAGAGAAGCTGGAGTTGTTGTTGGCCAGCGATCGGCTCCAGGGATTTGATTTGCTGAATCCGGCAGCGATCTTGCTGCGTCTGCGGTTGATTCAATTGGATGTAGCCAAATTCAAATTTATTTGGACATTTCATCATCTGTTATTGGATGGTCGATCGATTACGCAAATTTTGCAGGAAGTGTTTGCGCTGTATGATGCCTTGCGGCGAGCCGCGCACTTGCCGCTACCGATCGTGCGTCCATATCAGGATTACATCGCTTGGCAACAGCAGCAAAATTTCTGTGATGCTCAACCCTTTTGGCAAGATCTGCTGCAAGGCTTTAACTGCGCGACACCACTGCTGCCGATTCAAGCAATGGGGGAAACGGCAGTTGAACCCGGACATCAGAACATCGCGATCAGTCTTTCATCGGCTCAAACCGCTGCTTTGCAGGAATATGCGGCAGCGATTCAGGTAACACCGAATACGATCATCCAGGGCGTTTGGGGTATTTTGTTGAGTCGTTATAGCGGTAAGCAAGATGTGGTCTTTGGTACGGTACGGGCTTGCCGCAAAACACCGATCGAGGGCGTTGATTCAATGGTTGGCCTGTTGATCAATACGCTGCCAGTGCGGGTTCAGCCTCAACCCGATTTGTCAGTGCGGGAATATTTACAGGCTTTGCGGGCGCAGCATGTTGCGGTGCGTCCCTATGAGCAGACCCCATTGATGCAGATTCAGACCTGGAGTGAAATTCCGGGTGGCACGGCGTTATTGGAAAGCCTGGTGTTGTTTGAGAATTATCAAATCAATGAGCAACTGCAGCAAGCGGACGCAGCTTGGGCCGATCGTCATGTTGAATTTCGGGAGCAGCCGTCATTTCCCTTAGTATTGATGGCTGCGATGGGAAAAGCGTTACAGCTTAAAGTATCCTACGACCAGACTCGCTTTGATCGGCCTAGCATGGAGCGGTTGCTCGGGCATTTGCAGATGCTGTTGACGAGTTTGCTCGATCATGCGGACCCGTTAGAGCATCCCGACCTGCGACTTGCTGCCCTGACTTGGTTGACCACCGCAGAAACTGAGCAACTGTTGGTGCAGTGGAATCAAACCGATCGATCCTATGCTTCGGAGCGACTGTTGCATGAATTGTTTGAGCAGCAAGTCAGCCAAAATCCGGCGGCGGTGGCTTTGGTTTATGGCGATCAGCAGATGACCTACGGCGAACTGAATCAACGATCGAATCAGTTAGCGCAGTATCTGGTGCGCCAAGGGCTAAGTTCAGGAGAAGCCGTTGGGGTTTATCTCGATCGCGGTTTTGAGTTAGTCATTGCATTATTCGCAGTGCTGAAAGCGGGCGGTGCTTATGTCCCCTTTGAGCCGACTTACCCGGATGCGCGAGTGCAGTGGATTATGGATTCGCTGGCGTTACGCTATATGATTGCTGCACCGCAATATCAGGCGAAATTAGTGCCACTCACCAGCCAATTAGCCCAGTTTCAGCAATTGGTTTTGTTAGATTTGGCTGCGACTCAGATGCCGGGTGTGTTTGATTTCGAGCGGTATGCGGCAGAAAATTTAACTCGTCGGACGTCAGCGACATCGCGAGCCTATATTATTTTTACCTCGGGTTCGACCGGCACCCCGAAGGGCGTCGTCGTGAATCACCAATCCGTGACCAATCTGATTGACTGGGTGAATCGTGAGTTCGAAATAAGTGCCACCGATCGCGCGTTATTTATCACGTCCGTATGTTTTGATTTATCGGTCTATGACATGTTTGGCTTGTTGGCGGCAGGGGGTTCATTACAGATTGCCTCGAATGCCGAAATTCAAGATCCCCATGCCTTGATCCGACTGCTTCAGACGGCCCCGATTACGTTCTGGAATTCTGCCCCGCCGATGTTGCAACAGTTGGTGCCATTGCTCAAGCGCCGCCAAACGAAGCGGCGTCAGCCGGCTAAGGCGTCCCACTGGTTAGAGGAATTAGACCGACGACAGATCGAGCGGCGCCAAGTGGCTGGGTCCAATTCGCAACTCCGATTAATTTTTTTAAGTGGGGATTGGGTGCCCATATCCTTACCGGACTTTCTTAAAGACCAATTTCCTGATGCCCAGGTGGTGGCGCTGGGTGGGGCAACAGAAGCGACGGTATGGTCGAATTTTTATGTGATTGATCAGATCGATGCCCGCTGGAACAGTATCCCTTACGGCAAACCGATTCAAAATTCCCAATACTATATTTTGGACGAGCAATTGCGGCCTTGCCCGATCGGCGTAACGGGTGAGCTTTATATTGGTGGCGATTGTTTGGCTGTGGGCTACACCGATGTGGCGAAGACAGAAGCACAGTTTATTCCCTATCCGTTTGGTCATGGTCCAACGGATCGACTGTATCGAACGGGTGATTTAGCCCGGTTTTTCCCGGATGGCAATATCGAATTTTTGGGACGAATTGATCATCAAGTGAAGATTCGGGGGTTTCGGATTGAGCTGGGTGAGATTGCGACGGTTTTGATGCGGCACCCGGATATTGAAACCGCGATTGTGCTGGCTCAAGACTTACCGATTGGCGATCGGTATGATCCTTGTTTAGTCGCTTATGTGGTGCTGAAGGCGGGGATTAAGCCGGCTGAGGATACGACGGTCTGGTCTTTGACGGAATTTTTGAACCATGAATTGCCCAACTTTTTGCGGGAATATTTACCGGGTTATATGATTCCGCATACGATTAGCGCGATTCATCAGATTCCGCTGACGTCGAATGGAAAACTCGATCGTCAGGCGCTGCAGCCCGTGCAATTGATAGGTAAATCATGCTCGATTTATCGGCCACCGACGACACTTCTAGAACATCAATTGGTGGAAATTTGGTCGAACATATTAGGTATTGCGACGATCGGTTGTGATGATAATTTCTTTGACTTGGGTGGTCATTCGCTGCTGGCGGTGGAGTTGATTGCGCAGATTGAAGCGGTCTTTGACCATCAACTTTCTTTGAGTGTGGTGTTTCGTGCCCCAACGGTGTCTGCGATGGCGCAATTGCTGAAGTCGGATACGATCGAATATCTGACCGGCGCAATGATTCCGGTCAATCGTGGTGCACCGGATCGTACACCGTTATTCCTCTGCCAGTTTTACGATGAAATAGCGCCGTATTTGCCACCGGATCTACCGGTGTATGGTCTGGATGCGGGGATCTTCGATATTCGGCAGCCGCAAGATCATATTTGCCGCTATGCCAAGGACTATGTCGTCAAAATTCGGGCTGTGCAGCCAGAAGGGCCGTATTATCTGGGGGGCTATTGCTTTGGGGGATATTTGGCCTTAGAGATTGCCCAGCAATTGAAACAACAAGGTCAGGTTGTTGACTTAGTGGTATTGCTGGAAAGCTATGGTCCGAATATCCCGTTTTATCAATCGGGATTGACGTTGCCAACGATGGGTTTGTTATTGGCCAGTGTGAAGCGGCGATGGCGTGAGAAACAACGTCTAAAACGGTTGACGAGATGTTCCGAGATGCGGCTCCCGAACGATGTCGTGATTCCGCGCGAGCCGGTGCAAGCGGCAGTTCGGCATTATCCACTTGGGGAATACGATGGCGAGGTCTTGCTGTTGAGTGGTGATACGAGCCATTTAGGGTCAAGATTCTTGCCCCGTTTGGGTTGGGGGCAGACATTCACGGGGAAATGCACCATCAAAACGTTGGATGGTGGTCATATGACGCTCCTCGAATCGCCCTATATTCAACAGGTTGTTGCGAGTATTGACGCGGCAATGCGATCGCGAACTACTTAA
- a CDS encoding aldo/keto reductase encodes MAESKISFPLMGCGTWAWGNQVLWDYEPSMDADLQQVFNLCVDRGVTFFDTGDSYGTGKFKGQSEKLLGQFNQAYRGHNADQICLATKLAAYPWRLTRRSMVNAGQASIARMGRIDLAQMHWPTANYAPWQEGALLDGLADLYEQGLIHGVGLSNYGPKRLNWVQKRFASRGIPIVSLQVQYSLLSTYPVTELGLKDLCDEFGIQMIAYSPLCLGLLTGKYSPQGPFPKGLRGFLFPRLRPGMQGLLDCLQEIAGLKDKTIAQVALNWCISKGTMPIPGAKNLSQAEQNLGALGWQLEASEVTALDQAASSVDRKMVQNIFQTR; translated from the coding sequence ATGGCAGAGTCAAAAATTTCTTTTCCCCTGATGGGTTGTGGCACCTGGGCCTGGGGGAATCAAGTGCTGTGGGACTACGAACCCAGCATGGATGCGGATTTACAACAGGTGTTTAATCTTTGCGTCGATCGCGGCGTCACCTTCTTCGATACCGGCGACTCCTACGGCACCGGCAAGTTCAAAGGCCAAAGCGAAAAACTACTCGGCCAGTTCAACCAAGCCTATCGCGGTCACAATGCTGATCAAATTTGCCTCGCCACCAAGCTCGCAGCTTATCCGTGGCGACTGACCCGGCGATCGATGGTGAATGCCGGTCAGGCGTCGATCGCCCGTATGGGCCGCATCGACTTAGCACAAATGCATTGGCCCACCGCCAATTATGCGCCTTGGCAAGAAGGGGCATTACTCGATGGCCTCGCGGATCTATACGAGCAGGGTTTGATTCACGGTGTTGGTTTATCCAACTATGGCCCAAAACGCCTGAACTGGGTGCAAAAACGATTTGCATCAAGGGGTATCCCGATCGTCTCGCTCCAAGTGCAATATTCACTCCTCTCCACCTATCCTGTCACCGAACTTGGCCTTAAGGATCTCTGCGACGAATTTGGCATCCAGATGATTGCCTACAGTCCGCTTTGCCTCGGCTTACTCACGGGCAAATATTCTCCCCAAGGGCCATTTCCCAAAGGATTACGAGGATTCCTCTTCCCGCGCCTCCGCCCCGGCATGCAAGGATTACTCGATTGTCTCCAGGAAATCGCGGGACTCAAGGATAAAACGATCGCCCAAGTCGCACTCAACTGGTGCATCAGTAAAGGCACCATGCCAATTCCCGGTGCAAAAAATCTGAGCCAAGCCGAGCAAAATCTCGGGGCCTTAGGCTGGCAACTCGAAGCCAGCGAAGTCACCGCCCTGGATCAAGCCGCAAGTAGCGTCGATCGTAAAATGGTCCAAAACATCTTCCAAACCCGCTAG